The Methanobacterium sp. BAmetb5 genome includes a region encoding these proteins:
- the glp gene encoding gephyrin-like molybdotransferase Glp: protein MGKEFLNLMDSDEVKKIIDSLNMERKIERINLSDAYQRVLAEDVHALIDLPPFNRASMDGYAVQAQDTFGASEDNPIILNLIEKIRAGDSPLKEVQKGTCSEVGTGAPLPAGADAVVMVEVTDIQKDKVEIMEAVAPGTNRALQGSDIEKGQLLMGKGTLLTAAKIGALSAVGLKEIPVFAKPIVAIISTGNELIKPEEELKHGKLYDINSESISNAVKSCGCTPLASTIVKDDYDSIKNKIDSYKDADVIITSGGTSAGAGDILRQVVEDMGKILVHGISVKPGKPTLIGTLPDEGGNVVLFGLPGYPVSALMIFHGFVAPFLRGIAGVNEFMEKKESRSLKLDRRYHSARGRSHFVLVKIEGNIAHPILKDSGAITALAEADGYFEVPKNVEIMEEGEEVKVQFLSGL, encoded by the coding sequence ATGGGCAAAGAATTTTTAAATCTAATGGATTCCGATGAAGTGAAAAAAATCATAGACTCCCTGAATATGGAGCGAAAGATCGAACGGATCAATCTGAGTGATGCCTATCAGCGGGTTTTGGCTGAAGATGTTCATGCCCTTATTGATCTCCCTCCATTTAACCGGGCCTCCATGGATGGATATGCAGTACAGGCACAGGATACCTTCGGAGCCTCAGAAGACAATCCTATAATCTTGAATCTGATCGAAAAAATCAGAGCAGGAGATTCACCTTTAAAAGAGGTTCAAAAAGGTACTTGTAGTGAAGTGGGTACTGGTGCCCCCCTGCCGGCCGGTGCGGATGCCGTGGTCATGGTGGAGGTCACTGATATCCAGAAGGATAAAGTGGAGATAATGGAAGCAGTGGCTCCTGGAACCAACCGGGCTCTGCAGGGGTCGGACATTGAAAAGGGCCAGTTACTAATGGGAAAAGGAACTCTTTTAACTGCAGCAAAAATAGGGGCCTTAAGTGCGGTTGGATTAAAAGAGATTCCAGTTTTCGCCAAACCTATAGTGGCAATCATATCCACGGGTAACGAACTGATAAAACCAGAGGAAGAGTTAAAGCACGGTAAATTATATGATATTAACTCCGAATCAATATCCAATGCTGTTAAATCCTGTGGTTGCACACCCCTGGCTTCTACAATTGTTAAAGACGATTATGATTCCATAAAAAATAAAATAGATTCATATAAAGATGCTGATGTTATAATCACTTCGGGGGGAACATCAGCTGGCGCCGGGGATATCCTGCGGCAGGTAGTGGAAGATATGGGAAAAATCCTAGTCCACGGAATTTCGGTAAAACCAGGCAAACCCACCTTAATCGGTACTTTACCTGATGAAGGGGGAAATGTTGTTCTTTTTGGCCTCCCGGGTTATCCAGTATCGGCCTTGATGATTTTCCACGGATTTGTAGCTCCATTCTTAAGGGGTATTGCTGGTGTTAATGAGTTCATGGAGAAAAAAGAAAGTCGCAGCCTTAAATTGGACCGGAGATATCACTCTGCCCGGGGAAGAAGCCACTTTGTTCTGGTGAAAATAGAGGGTAACATTGCACACCCCATACTGAAGGATTCTGGTGCAATAACTGCTCTGGCTGAGGCAGATGGTTATTTTGAAGTCCCCAAAAATGTTGAAATCATGGAAGAAGGGGAAGAAGTTAAAGTCCAATTTTTATCGGGCTTATAA
- the eif1A gene encoding translation initiation factor eIF-1A, whose protein sequence is MSRGNSRGPQTHEVRRVRSPRKGEIPGVVEQIMGHGKLKVRCADGKIRLCRIPGKMKKRIWIREGDVVLIKPWAFQSDEKADVIWRYTRTESNYLERRGFLKL, encoded by the coding sequence TTGAGCAGAGGAAATAGTCGCGGTCCGCAAACACACGAAGTAAGAAGAGTTAGATCCCCCAGAAAGGGAGAAATACCAGGAGTAGTAGAACAGATCATGGGACATGGTAAGCTTAAGGTGCGCTGTGCCGATGGTAAAATTAGGCTTTGCCGGATTCCAGGAAAAATGAAAAAAAGAATCTGGATAAGAGAAGGTGATGTTGTTTTAATCAAACCATGGGCATTTCAGAGTGATGAAAAAGCAGATGTTATCTGGAGATACACCAGAACTGAATCTAACTACCTGGAACGTCGCGGATTCCTCAAATTATAA
- a CDS encoding serine protein kinase RIO, with the protein MESPITKSDIDLQKMREVKRLKSVEDKRVGSEVFDRITLKTLYKLANQGYIHLLNGAISTGKEANVFKGVDDQGKIVAVKIYRVTTSDFKKMQYYIQGDPRFNVRSNNKRQLINNWVLKEFKNLNRAYEAGVRVPHPIIAKNNVLIMEFIGDSNGTPARLMRQSQISNPQYVVDKIIDYIKKLYNDAELVHGDLSGFNILMEDDEPVIIDLSQGMVVDHPLSGELLNRDIENLIKDFKKMGIEISKDDIKRKIMDL; encoded by the coding sequence ATGGAATCTCCAATAACCAAATCAGACATCGATCTTCAGAAGATGAGGGAAGTCAAACGTCTGAAGAGCGTTGAAGACAAGAGGGTGGGTAGTGAAGTTTTTGACAGAATCACCCTTAAAACCCTGTATAAACTGGCCAACCAGGGTTATATCCATCTTTTAAATGGGGCTATCAGTACCGGGAAAGAGGCTAACGTTTTCAAAGGAGTGGATGACCAGGGAAAAATCGTAGCTGTGAAGATATACCGGGTTACCACCTCTGACTTTAAGAAAATGCAATATTACATCCAAGGGGACCCACGTTTCAACGTTAGAAGCAATAATAAACGTCAGTTAATTAACAACTGGGTTTTAAAGGAATTTAAGAACCTTAACCGGGCATATGAAGCAGGAGTACGGGTTCCTCATCCCATAATAGCTAAAAACAACGTACTGATAATGGAATTCATTGGGGACAGTAATGGAACTCCCGCTCGTCTAATGAGGCAGTCCCAAATTTCCAACCCCCAATATGTGGTTGATAAAATAATAGACTACATTAAAAAACTTTACAATGATGCTGAATTAGTTCATGGTGATTTATCTGGCTTCAACATTCTCATGGAGGATGATGAGCCGGTGATAATTGATCTGTCCCAGGGTATGGTGGTTGATCATCCCCTATCTGGTGAGCTTCTAAACCGGGATATAGAGAATTTAATTAAAGATTTTAAGAAAATGGGTATTGAAATATCCAAAGATGACATTAAAAGAAAAATTATGGATTTATGA
- a CDS encoding KH domain-containing protein, whose translation MPNTEYLKIPRERVGVLIGPHGKTKETIEKASETSIVVDSEGGSIAISPHEDAEDPLAVWKARYIIKAIGRGFNPEIALKLMDDEVMLEIINLPDYVGKSKKAILRQKGRIIGKDGKTRDIITEMTGTYVSIYGKTVAIIGEMEHLQIAKEAVEMILDGARHKTVYSFLERKKQEMKLREIKMGPPI comes from the coding sequence TTGCCCAACACAGAATACCTGAAGATCCCCCGGGAGAGAGTGGGGGTACTTATTGGACCACACGGAAAAACCAAAGAAACCATTGAAAAGGCCAGTGAAACCAGCATTGTAGTGGACAGTGAAGGGGGTAGCATAGCCATATCTCCCCACGAGGATGCCGAGGATCCTTTAGCAGTTTGGAAAGCACGTTATATAATTAAAGCCATTGGTAGAGGTTTCAACCCTGAAATAGCCCTTAAACTAATGGATGACGAGGTAATGCTCGAGATCATCAACCTTCCAGATTATGTTGGAAAATCTAAAAAGGCTATTTTGAGGCAAAAAGGGCGTATTATTGGTAAAGATGGTAAGACCCGGGACATAATTACGGAAATGACTGGAACTTACGTTTCCATCTACGGTAAAACCGTGGCCATTATTGGTGAAATGGAACATCTCCAAATTGCCAAGGAAGCCGTGGAGATGATCCTGGATGGGGCTCGCCATAAAACAGTATACTCCTTCCTGGAACGTAAAAAACAGGAAATGAAACTTAGAGAAATAAAAATGGGCCCACCAATATAA
- the top6B gene encoding DNA topoisomerase VI subunit B, which yields MEREAAELFEEFKELTASEFFRRNKQMLGFSGKIRSLTMVFHELITNSLDAAEEAGILPEIKIDLKRLDKDHYILRHTDNGPGIPERYITKVYCTMFAGSKFRNIQSRGQQGLGCSGCVLLSQMTTGKPAKVVSGYMEGDKLKGVEMTFKMDVKTNKGLILERKAAEVQSTGVSIELHFKDVSYSLSEQGAYEYIRRTIIGNPHAKITFRDPTGHKYIFNRASDIIPPLPKEVLPHPKGVTADDLIFMAKHTDKRRFRSLLTSNLSRMSAKRVNEVEKVTGIDLNKRPKDMKWDEAEEIVETFAKMDFMAPPTSGLIPIGKEQIEKGIREILNPEFVATTTRKPKTFRGGVSFIIEAGIAYGGDSGRMVGDQRKAEIMRFANRVPLAFDQGSCAITEALKSIDWKRYGIRDLDNAPITVFVNIISTNVPYLSTGKQSVAPEPDILHEVRQATMKIARGMQKYLRSKKAAKEEAMRAKVFESLVPVIIREAAVLAEKDVPEYDTVLAKVTRRAKYEEVVQEDVVQDE from the coding sequence TTGGAGCGAGAAGCAGCTGAACTATTTGAGGAATTTAAAGAACTCACCGCATCTGAATTTTTCAGAAGGAACAAACAGATGCTGGGTTTTTCCGGTAAAATCAGATCTCTCACCATGGTATTCCATGAACTAATCACTAACAGTCTGGATGCTGCAGAAGAGGCAGGAATACTACCAGAAATAAAAATAGACCTCAAACGTTTGGATAAAGATCATTACATACTTAGACACACTGATAATGGACCAGGAATACCCGAACGCTACATTACCAAGGTATACTGTACCATGTTTGCTGGTTCCAAATTCAGAAACATCCAATCCCGTGGTCAACAGGGATTAGGGTGCAGTGGATGTGTTCTGTTATCACAGATGACCACTGGAAAACCAGCCAAAGTTGTGTCCGGATATATGGAGGGCGACAAGCTTAAAGGGGTTGAGATGACCTTTAAGATGGACGTTAAAACCAACAAAGGCCTGATCTTAGAAAGAAAAGCAGCAGAGGTGCAATCCACCGGTGTTTCCATTGAACTGCACTTTAAAGATGTATCTTACTCCCTTTCTGAACAGGGTGCCTATGAATACATTCGTAGGACCATAATCGGGAACCCCCATGCCAAGATCACCTTCCGGGACCCTACTGGTCATAAATACATATTTAACCGAGCCTCAGATATCATCCCCCCATTACCCAAGGAGGTACTGCCTCACCCTAAAGGAGTTACTGCTGATGACCTGATATTCATGGCCAAACACACTGATAAACGCCGCTTCCGCAGTTTATTAACCAGTAACCTATCCCGGATGTCAGCCAAAAGGGTGAACGAAGTGGAAAAGGTCACTGGTATTGACCTTAACAAACGTCCTAAGGACATGAAATGGGATGAAGCAGAAGAGATCGTGGAAACCTTCGCCAAGATGGATTTTATGGCCCCACCTACCTCGGGACTCATACCCATTGGTAAAGAACAGATAGAAAAAGGGATCAGGGAAATATTAAACCCAGAATTTGTGGCCACCACCACCCGGAAACCAAAAACATTCCGGGGAGGAGTTTCATTCATTATAGAAGCCGGTATTGCCTATGGTGGGGATTCCGGAAGAATGGTGGGAGACCAGAGAAAAGCAGAGATAATGCGTTTCGCTAACCGGGTGCCTCTGGCCTTTGACCAGGGAAGCTGTGCCATCACCGAAGCCCTGAAAAGCATAGATTGGAAACGTTACGGTATCAGGGATCTGGATAACGCACCCATAACTGTTTTTGTGAACATCATATCCACCAACGTACCCTACCTTTCCACTGGTAAACAGAGTGTGGCCCCAGAACCAGATATTCTCCACGAAGTCCGGCAGGCCACCATGAAGATCGCCCGGGGCATGCAAAAATACCTGCGTTCCAAAAAAGCAGCCAAAGAGGAAGCAATGAGAGCTAAGGTTTTTGAAAGCCTTGTTCCAGTAATAATCCGTGAGGCTGCAGTTCTAGCTGAGAAAGATGTTCCTGAATATGATACTGTGCTAGCTAAAGTCACACGCCGAGCCAAATACGAAGAAGTGGTTCAAGAAGATGTGGTTCAAGATGAATAA
- a CDS encoding DNA topoisomerase IV subunit A codes for MNKKDITVNKLKSLGEIILEDVNKNQVPKIKVPSRGTSNIVYDTEKRYYVLGDRYGQRSLGNVKQISKMAQMVYVANFCKDLVRRGKTATLREMYYVSEGWDVDFGDQQESNIVGEDLEVTLGTTREDLGLMPEEDGASVYGNITLKDDDVEINALKAGKSGYTISPTIDEVDFVDHDVQRVIAVETMGMFHRMVQENAYKKFDSLIVGLKGQAARATRRFLKRVNEELNLPVYICNDGDPWGFHIAMVIISGSAKLAHVNHQLATPDAKFLGVTASDIINYDLPTDPLKDIDVLRLKELSKDPRYKDEAWQMEIKKMLKIGKKAEQQSFSKYGLEYVVETYLPEKLEAME; via the coding sequence ATGAATAAGAAAGATATTACCGTTAACAAGCTCAAAAGTTTGGGTGAGATAATACTGGAGGACGTTAATAAAAATCAAGTCCCCAAAATAAAGGTTCCCTCCCGTGGAACATCCAACATAGTCTACGATACTGAGAAACGTTACTACGTCCTGGGAGACCGCTACGGGCAAAGATCCCTGGGAAATGTTAAGCAGATCAGTAAAATGGCCCAAATGGTTTACGTGGCCAATTTCTGTAAGGACCTGGTTCGCCGGGGAAAAACTGCCACTTTAAGGGAGATGTACTATGTTTCCGAAGGATGGGATGTGGATTTCGGAGACCAGCAGGAATCCAACATAGTGGGTGAAGACCTGGAGGTGACCCTGGGAACGACCCGTGAAGACCTGGGCCTCATGCCAGAAGAAGACGGAGCTTCAGTATATGGAAACATTACACTAAAAGATGATGACGTGGAAATCAACGCACTTAAGGCCGGTAAATCTGGTTACACCATCTCTCCCACCATCGATGAGGTGGACTTCGTGGACCATGACGTGCAAAGGGTAATTGCCGTGGAAACCATGGGGATGTTCCACCGTATGGTCCAGGAAAATGCCTACAAAAAGTTCGACAGTTTGATCGTGGGTTTAAAGGGCCAGGCTGCCCGTGCAACCCGGCGTTTCCTTAAACGTGTCAATGAAGAACTCAATCTCCCGGTTTATATCTGTAACGACGGAGATCCATGGGGATTCCACATCGCCATGGTTATCATCAGTGGAAGTGCCAAACTGGCCCACGTTAACCATCAACTGGCCACTCCCGATGCCAAGTTCCTGGGTGTGACCGCCTCGGATATCATTAACTACGATCTTCCCACGGACCCCCTTAAAGATATTGACGTTTTAAGGCTTAAAGAGCTTTCCAAGGACCCCCGGTACAAGGACGAAGCCTGGCAGATGGAGATCAAGAAAATGCTCAAGATCGGGAAAAAAGCAGAACAGCAGTCCTTCTCTAAATATGGACTGGAGTACGTAGTTGAAACCTACCTCCCTGAAAAACTTGAAGCCATGGAATAA
- a CDS encoding phosphorylating glyceraldehyde-3-phosphate dehydrogenase, with protein MKNVGINGYGTIGKRVADAVACQDDMQIVGVTKRTPNFEAQMAVDKGFPLYISAPDREDLFEEAGIKVTGTIDDLYDKVDVMVDCTPGGIGAKNKEVYAEKGIKGIFQGGEKHEQIGQSFNSFANYQDNWGADFSRVVSCNTTGLCRTLKPIDDLCGIKKVRAVMVRRGADPGQVKSGPINAIVPNPPTVPSHHGPDVQTVMYDLNITTMALLVPTTLMHQHNLMVELENTPSLDEVMEKLESTPRVVLVEANKGLGSTAEIMECARDLGRPRSDLNEIAVWKESLNIKDGELFYMQAIHQESDVVPENVDCIRAMLEMEEDPAKSIEKTNKNMGIM; from the coding sequence ATGAAAAACGTAGGGATAAACGGATACGGTACTATTGGAAAGAGAGTAGCAGATGCTGTCGCCTGCCAGGACGACATGCAGATCGTTGGGGTTACCAAGAGAACCCCCAATTTTGAAGCCCAAATGGCAGTAGATAAAGGATTCCCACTTTACATAAGTGCACCCGATAGAGAAGACTTATTTGAAGAAGCAGGAATAAAAGTAACTGGCACCATTGATGATCTCTACGATAAAGTGGATGTTATGGTAGACTGCACACCTGGAGGAATAGGTGCTAAAAACAAGGAAGTCTACGCTGAAAAAGGCATTAAGGGAATATTCCAGGGTGGAGAAAAACACGAACAGATTGGCCAGTCCTTCAATTCATTTGCCAACTACCAGGATAACTGGGGAGCAGACTTCTCGCGGGTGGTCAGCTGTAACACCACCGGTCTCTGCCGAACCTTGAAACCAATTGATGACCTATGTGGTATCAAGAAAGTGAGGGCGGTTATGGTGCGCCGGGGAGCAGACCCTGGACAGGTTAAATCTGGCCCCATAAACGCTATCGTCCCCAACCCACCAACTGTACCCAGCCACCACGGTCCTGACGTGCAAACCGTGATGTACGACCTGAACATTACCACCATGGCCCTTTTGGTCCCCACCACTCTCATGCACCAGCACAACCTAATGGTGGAACTGGAAAACACACCATCACTGGATGAGGTCATGGAAAAACTGGAATCCACTCCAAGGGTGGTATTAGTGGAAGCAAACAAAGGACTGGGTTCAACTGCCGAGATAATGGAGTGTGCACGAGATTTAGGCCGGCCTAGAAGTGATCTGAATGAAATAGCCGTGTGGAAAGAATCTTTGAACATTAAAGACGGCGAACTATTCTACATGCAAGCCATACACCAGGAATCAGATGTAGTACCTGAAAACGTGGACTGTATCCGTGCCATGCTGGAGATGGAAGAAGATCCAGCTAAATCGATTGAAAAAACCAATAAAAACATGGGAATAATGTGA
- a CDS encoding glycosyltransferase family 39 protein, whose amino-acid sequence MQEHLKSLISTSKSGNDLVIVLLLLVLVVATRLPLASKFLYEWDSANFALALERYDILLHQPQPPGYILFVGVGKVFNQIFPDANTTLVFMSIMFSILTVILVYFLGKDLFSKKVALIGSILLIFSPIFWFYGEIATIYPSESFLAILIAYTSYQAFKGRNSFLYISSLVLGLAGGFRQDLIPFMFPLWMFCLFYRDHHFKRMVSALAVLGVSILLWLVPSIILVGGLENYLHAGGHFSASFTTSSMLFGAPLSNHLLMDGLLFSWLMIGLGFIGGFLIVIFLIWKRKTFLNREMLKNPRLIFLGLWILPSLLFLVFVPLSKPGYTLTFLPALSLILGYVVTEFSQDLGVKFKISPGKMVSALLIIYVLLNSVYFLYPYNLNEESTWETQIDHMNTTEKMILGLDMLFMYNQEKITINDQNTEWHLEVIGNLSQNRPQSTQIIIRDIIREDQGLSWRKAMYELPEYSVYYLFDSGNSQLKSNKLNNQVSAYYGKNHTFTLSQSSTLEIPINSSTERIVWIIDNRSTFFQELQSQLEIKTIHLPNGLNIHYSEVKGKKLDFKVGGFEFKTTNTPS is encoded by the coding sequence ATGCAGGAACACCTTAAATCTTTAATTTCAACCTCCAAATCCGGGAATGATCTGGTTATCGTACTGTTACTCCTGGTTTTAGTGGTGGCCACTCGCCTGCCCCTGGCCAGCAAATTTCTTTACGAGTGGGACTCGGCGAATTTCGCCCTTGCCCTGGAAAGATATGATATACTTCTCCATCAACCACAACCACCGGGTTATATCCTTTTTGTGGGTGTGGGCAAGGTTTTTAACCAGATTTTCCCTGATGCCAACACCACTCTGGTGTTCATGAGTATAATGTTCAGTATTTTGACGGTTATTTTAGTGTACTTCCTGGGTAAAGATTTGTTTTCAAAGAAGGTTGCTCTGATTGGCAGCATATTACTTATATTCAGCCCTATCTTCTGGTTTTATGGAGAAATCGCCACAATTTATCCCAGTGAATCCTTTTTAGCCATATTAATAGCTTACACATCTTACCAGGCCTTTAAAGGTAGAAATTCATTTTTATACATTTCTTCCTTGGTTTTAGGTCTGGCTGGAGGATTTCGCCAGGATTTAATCCCTTTTATGTTCCCCTTATGGATGTTTTGCCTGTTCTACCGTGACCATCACTTTAAAAGGATGGTCAGTGCCCTGGCAGTTCTGGGCGTGTCCATCCTACTCTGGCTGGTACCCAGTATTATCCTTGTCGGGGGTCTGGAAAACTATTTACATGCCGGAGGGCATTTTTCAGCGTCTTTCACCACCAGTTCCATGTTGTTTGGGGCCCCATTATCTAACCATCTTTTAATGGATGGTCTGTTATTTTCATGGTTGATGATTGGTCTGGGTTTTATAGGGGGATTTTTAATTGTGATCTTCCTTATCTGGAAAAGGAAAACCTTCCTGAACCGGGAGATGCTTAAAAATCCTCGGTTAATTTTTTTAGGTCTGTGGATACTCCCTTCACTCCTATTTTTAGTATTCGTACCATTATCCAAACCAGGTTACACCTTAACCTTCCTGCCAGCCCTCAGTTTAATCTTGGGTTATGTGGTAACTGAATTTTCACAGGATTTAGGAGTGAAATTTAAAATTTCGCCAGGAAAGATGGTGAGTGCGCTTCTAATAATCTATGTACTATTAAACAGTGTTTATTTCCTCTATCCTTACAATTTAAACGAAGAAAGCACATGGGAAACCCAGATCGACCATATGAACACCACGGAAAAGATGATACTGGGGTTGGACATGTTGTTCATGTACAATCAGGAGAAGATCACCATCAATGACCAGAATACAGAGTGGCACTTGGAGGTGATTGGTAACCTATCCCAAAACAGGCCCCAGAGTACTCAAATCATTATAAGGGATATTATCCGTGAAGACCAGGGTTTGAGCTGGAGGAAAGCCATGTATGAACTTCCAGAATACAGTGTTTACTATCTCTTTGATTCTGGTAACTCCCAACTAAAAAGTAACAAGCTCAATAACCAGGTTTCAGCTTACTACGGGAAAAACCACACATTCACCCTTTCCCAGTCCAGTACATTGGAGATCCCTATAAATTCTTCCACTGAAAGGATTGTATGGATAATTGATAACCGGTCAACCTTTTTCCAGGAACTGCAAAGTCAGTTAGAAATTAAAACCATCCATCTACCCAACGGTTTGAACATCCATTACTCTGAGGTTAAGGGTAAAAAATTAGACTTTAAGGTGGGCGGATTTGAATTCAAAACTACCAACACCCCATCATAA
- the pscS gene encoding O-phospho-L-seryl-tRNA:Cys-tRNA synthase codes for MECQDYSLNRQTERENLNLNPLQRGGVLPPESRQALYEFSDGYSVCDYCAGRLDQISKPSISSFLEDMANFIQVDHARTVHGAREGKFAVMHALCRPGDTVVMDGNAHYTSHLAAERNGLNIVEVPSSGEPEYRIDAERYHETLDELNDRGEEVSLVLLTHVDGDYGNVTDARAVGKVAHDAGIPFLLNCAYSMGRMPIDAKGWNVDFAVGSGHKSMAASGPIGILGVQEEWADLVLKRSSLHQVKELEMLGCTSRGAPIATLMASLPHIINRVKHWDVEVEKSRYFVSEMEKISGVRQIGVRPTEHDLVRFETPFFHRIAAKHQRKGFYLYEELKQRNIVGIKRGQTQWFKCSVYGYSQEQVHYIAHSFAEIANKYGEMAD; via the coding sequence ATGGAATGTCAAGATTATTCCCTTAACCGTCAAACTGAAAGAGAAAACCTTAACCTCAACCCTCTCCAACGTGGAGGGGTGCTTCCTCCTGAATCACGGCAAGCACTGTATGAATTTTCCGACGGGTACAGTGTGTGTGACTACTGTGCTGGCCGCCTGGATCAAATATCAAAACCATCCATTAGCAGTTTTCTGGAGGATATGGCCAATTTTATCCAGGTAGATCATGCACGAACTGTCCATGGAGCAAGGGAAGGAAAATTCGCAGTTATGCATGCCCTTTGCCGGCCGGGAGATACTGTGGTTATGGATGGTAACGCCCATTACACTTCTCACCTGGCAGCAGAACGTAACGGGCTTAACATAGTGGAAGTTCCCAGCAGTGGAGAACCAGAGTACCGTATTGACGCCGAACGATACCATGAAACCCTGGATGAACTCAATGATAGGGGAGAAGAGGTTAGCCTGGTTCTTTTAACCCATGTAGATGGGGATTACGGTAATGTAACTGATGCCCGTGCTGTTGGTAAAGTTGCCCATGATGCTGGCATTCCCTTCCTTTTGAACTGTGCATACTCCATGGGACGAATGCCAATAGATGCCAAAGGGTGGAATGTGGATTTTGCAGTGGGAAGTGGCCATAAAAGCATGGCCGCCTCCGGGCCAATAGGCATACTGGGTGTACAGGAGGAGTGGGCCGATCTGGTCCTGAAACGATCCTCCCTGCATCAGGTGAAGGAACTGGAAATGCTGGGGTGTACCAGTCGCGGGGCTCCCATTGCAACTTTAATGGCTTCTCTGCCCCATATCATTAACCGGGTGAAGCATTGGGATGTTGAAGTCGAAAAAAGCCGTTACTTTGTTTCTGAAATGGAAAAAATCAGCGGAGTGCGTCAGATCGGAGTGCGACCAACTGAACATGATCTGGTACGATTCGAAACACCATTTTTCCACAGAATCGCAGCTAAACATCAACGTAAAGGTTTTTATTTATATGAAGAACTTAAACAGCGCAACATCGTGGGTATCAAACGGGGACAGACCCAGTGGTTTAAGTGCAGTGTCTACGGTTACAGCCAGGAACAGGTGCACTACATAGCCCACTCCTTTGCTGAAATTGCCAATAAATATGGGGAAATGGCAGATTAA
- a CDS encoding patatin-like phospholipase family protein — MDETDEKPLKALVLSGGGITGTAWELGVLLGLEEGGVKVTDVDLVVGTSAGSSVGAQITSGLRLEELYNLQLKPIIETKERPVDFDGHEFRQMMAAAIMSSPDSQTARVRIGEAALNAPTMSEEERLEIMASRLPVHEWNLEKKLIINAVDAQTGEWIKFSQDSGVPLLLAVSASSAVPGVYPPTTINGRRYIDGGMSSGTNADVAQGYQKVLIIVAEPTMVAPAMGPTMHRITFQEEVKQLEESGSQVKVITPDEESLEAKGPNPLDAEFRNEAAKAGRKQGQKIAEEVNIFWE; from the coding sequence ATGGATGAAACGGATGAAAAACCATTAAAAGCTCTAGTTCTGAGTGGTGGAGGCATCACCGGAACAGCATGGGAATTAGGTGTCCTTCTGGGACTTGAAGAAGGCGGGGTGAAGGTTACTGATGTGGATCTCGTGGTGGGGACATCAGCTGGTTCCAGTGTAGGTGCCCAGATCACCAGTGGCCTCCGCCTGGAAGAACTCTACAACTTACAGCTCAAACCAATCATTGAAACCAAGGAAAGACCAGTGGACTTTGATGGACATGAATTCCGTCAGATGATGGCTGCAGCCATTATGAGCTCTCCTGATTCTCAAACAGCAAGGGTACGTATTGGGGAAGCAGCACTGAATGCTCCCACCATGAGTGAGGAAGAAAGGTTGGAAATAATGGCTTCTCGCTTGCCTGTTCATGAATGGAATCTGGAGAAGAAACTTATTATCAATGCCGTTGATGCCCAGACTGGTGAATGGATTAAATTTAGTCAGGATTCTGGTGTTCCCCTTTTACTTGCAGTATCAGCCAGTTCGGCTGTTCCCGGTGTTTATCCTCCCACCACCATCAATGGTCGTCGCTACATTGATGGGGGTATGAGTTCCGGTACCAATGCCGATGTAGCCCAGGGTTACCAGAAGGTGCTTATAATTGTGGCTGAACCCACTATGGTTGCACCGGCAATGGGACCCACCATGCACCGTATCACCTTCCAGGAAGAGGTTAAACAACTGGAAGAATCTGGTTCCCAGGTTAAGGTCATCACCCCTGATGAAGAGTCACTGGAAGCTAAAGGGCCCAACCCCCTGGATGCAGAGTTTCGAAACGAAGCTGCCAAAGCAGGACGTAAACAGGGGCAAAAAATAGCTGAAGAAGTGAATATTTTCTGGGAATAA